A section of the Primulina eburnea isolate SZY01 chromosome 1, ASM2296580v1, whole genome shotgun sequence genome encodes:
- the LOC140824355 gene encoding uncharacterized protein, with translation MNCGVWAASGVWANQMVNGRGGGGGVVSYESEHDLAMMVSEFMENGNCGGTDSRYSSDSDSGLPELVQLADKISYLRLVMDQFETELFSVVHSHALSINERDLYFAHLGLCNASCVRYSLVKLLRLSGYDAGVCISQWQRNSSVPGGDHEYIDVVRYNDTGSTERLIVDIDFRSHFEIARAVDSYDKILNSLPVIYVGSLAKLKQFLQAMVEAAKFSLKQNSMPLPPWRSYAYLQAKWQSPYDRKFDHDVQIHYTIPAEHNKCVGHLKRLHSSLQSEIEGERILKPLNSDRRFNFDRRRLPNFHAF, from the exons ATGAACTGTGGGGTTTGGGCCGCGTCTGGGGTGTGGGCGAACCAGATGGTGAACGGAAGAGGAGGAGGAGGCGGTGTTGTGAGCTATGAAAGCGAGCATGATTTGGCGATGATGGTGAGTGAGTTTATGGAGAATGGGAATTGTGGCGGGACCGACTCTAGATACAGCAGCGACAGCGATTCCGGTCTCCCTGAACTTGTTCAACTCGCTGATAAAATATCG TATCTTAGGTTGGTGATGGATCAATTTGAAACTGAGTTGTTTTCAGTGGTCCATTCTCATGCTCTGTCAATTAATGAAAGAGACCTTTACTTTGCACATTTAGGTCTGTGCAATGCTAGCTGCGTCAGGTACTCCCTGGTAAAGCTTTTGAGGCTTTCAGGTTATGATGCTGGTGTGTGCATATCCCAGTGGCAACGGAATTCCAGTGTTCCTGGAG GGGATCATGAATACATTGATGTAGTCCGATACAATGACACGGGAAGCACAGAGCGCTTGATTGTGGATATTGACTTCAGAAGTCATTTTGAGATTGCTAGAGCTGTTGATTCCTATGATAAGATTTTGAACTCGCTTCCAGTAATTTATGTGGGCTCTTTAGCTAAGCTTAAGCAATTTCTTCAAGCAATGGTTGAAGCTGCTAAATTTTCTTTGAAACAAAACTCAATGCCTCTCCCTCCCTGGAGATCCTATGCTTATTTGCAAGCTAAGTGGCAATCTCCATATGATCGGAAGTTCGATCATGATGTCCAGATCCATTATACTATTCCTGCAGAACACAACAAGTGTGTTGGACATCTAAAGAGGCTTCACTCTTCACTTCAATCCGAGATTGAAGGAGAGCGAATATTAAAACCCTTAAATAGTGATAGGAGATTTAATTTTGATAGGCGTAGACTTCCAAATTTCCACGCTTTCTGA